Proteins co-encoded in one Strix uralensis isolate ZFMK-TIS-50842 chromosome 2, bStrUra1, whole genome shotgun sequence genomic window:
- the CRYAA gene encoding alpha-crystallin A chain: protein MDITIQHPWFKRALGPLIPSRLFDQFFGEGLLEYDLLPLFSSTISPYYRQSLFRSVLESGISEVRSDRDKFTIMLDVKHFSPEDLSVKIIDDFVEIHGKHSERQDDHGYISREFHRRYRLPANVDQAAITCSLSNDGMLTFSGPKVPSNMDAGHSERPIPVSREEKPTSAPSS, encoded by the exons ATGGACATTACCATCCAGCACCCCTGGTTCAAGCGTGCTCTGGGACCCCTCATTCCAAGCCGTTTGTTCGACCAGTTTTTTGGAGAGGGTCTCCTCGAGTATGATCTCCTGCCTTTGTTCTCTTCCACTATCAGCCCCTACTACAGGCAGTCCCTCTTCCGCAGCGTGCTGGAGTCGGGCATTTCAGAG GTGAGGTCTGACCGGGACAAGTTTACAATCATGCTGGATGTAAAACACTTCTCTCCCGAAGACCTGAGTGTGAAGATTATCGACGACTTTGTGGAAATCCATGGCAAGCACAGTGAAAGACAG GACGACCACGGCTACATCTCCCGTGAATTTCACCGCCGGTACCGCCTGCCCGCCAACGTGGACCAGGCTGCCATTACCTGCTCCCTGTCTAACGACGGCATGCTGACCTTCTCGGGCCCCAAGGTCCCCTCCAACATGGACGCCGGCCACAGCGAGAGGCCCATCCCTGTGTCCCGGGAGGAGAAGCCCACCTCCGCGCCTTCTTCCTAA